The Nicotiana tomentosiformis chromosome 2, ASM39032v3, whole genome shotgun sequence genome includes the window AGTATACGTTACTCTAGTGTTTCTTTAAAAATCAACAGTTGAGAGAACAAAGTGTTACCCACATGCCACAAGTGGATCTACATTAGGAATAATTCAAATCTAGTTGCTACCTCAGGTTTAACTACAAGAAAAATATTTCAACTATGAACAAatacctttcatgttagaaatgaaagaaaatatgaaaatggataTAAAACACACCGAGCCATTTTTATCATGTACAACCAACAATCTCAAGAATTCTACAGCCTCCCCCGAActgcaaaataaataaataaataaataaataagtttGGAATTTAAGTGGGAAAGGGGAAAATAGAGAGAGAAataaatagatagatagatatatagataGAGATAGATAGAGAGAAGTGGACTGACCGGAGGGGGAGACACTAGAGATGGTGGGAAAGAGAGAAGCGACACTAGTAAGGTGGAGAAGAAAGCGATTGTGAAGAGGAGggggaaaagagaagaaaagaaagagagaagagaaagaaaaaagggaTGTTGGGCGGGGTTATAAAAACAAATTCCGACCGAAACGGTCGGAACtttatttcaatttttaaaatttttgaaagtGCGACCGAATCGGTCGCAAACTGGGACAAACTAATCAAACCTCGTAAATGACACATTTTGCGACCGAATTGATcgcaaaaaaatattaattattttttttattttgcgaCTAAAACGGTCGAAACtttatttcaaaattttgaaagTGCGACCGATGCAGTCGAAAACTGGGTCAAACTAGTCAAATCTCGTATATGACATATTTTGCGACCGATTCGGTcgcaaaaaaattaatttttattttattttgtgacCGAAACGGTCGAAAATTACGCAAATATATTTTGTGGTATTTTGCGCCAAAGTTTTCGACAAATACGGTCAGAGTGTCTgccataaaattatttttaaaaaatagataTTTTTTTTCCACAAGTTGCAACCGAATCAGTCGGAATTTCCGACCGATATTTTTCGGTCGGAAAATAGATATTTTTTAGTAATGATAtcttgatcaactaaataaaaggttgattgctaagttttatggtaaaaataaagtattttttagTTTTGACTCAATAGAAGATGATACCAACAAtaactaccaagaagaatacttaaatactttaataccagtTGGCCTTCTAtcgtacatgtttgttgtcaagtttattatttattatgtaTGTTAGTGTTACCATacatataatagactaagttaaaattgatcttgcATTGCATATAGGTTTATGTCCGTTATGCTATTGAGAACTTAGATCCGTTGAAGCTTGTGTAATAGTACACACATAGTATATAGAAGTTTaaacaataacgtcatacatgcagaacttatgatactggtcaatgtacGTCTAAGTATGTGTTTATTcccgaattcaactttcgtcttccaaAACTAAAGaatattcttttaaatttgtgtgaaaataattttcagtgtgtttatgttttgcagttataataaataaagcacaaacACAAATATTCTAAATATTGAACTATATTTATCACAATATATTTTCTTACACGAAtaactatatgttgcactttcaagagagatATCAATATCGACAATAAGAGTTCTAGTTATGGCAGAGTAACTAAAGCATTAGAAGGAAacttatacaaaaaaaatatcatctataaagaagtgttcggtaagataccatcacattagatacctttaaactacaatacataattatctattTAACATAACTAAAATTGACCATTTATGTAAGTTCTGATGATAtcctttcattttgaattcacATATTATGCTAATGTATCAACATCTTTGGATATTTAGATGATTATTGTagtattatatacaaaatttctctcattaataagattttattatttcttcatataaataaatatttaaaccatcatgtgtcattattaacgtgcataGATACTAGtttaaataaaaatagaaagatgAAACAAAGGTCATTTTAGTCTTTTAGGTTTTGTCCGTAAAGTTGTCCTATGATGGATCCGGTATGAAATAATAACGGAATTGTGGTATGTAATTATACTATATTGCTTGTAGCGGAAGTGAAATTCTAACCAAACAACATAAAGTAATACCGAATTTTATACCAGAATTAATTTCCTAATCCCGATGACATAACAACACAATGATATAACCACATTACAACAGAATAATGCATGAGTTTAAACCCCTTATTCAATTTTCTATGATGACTTGATCCATTGAatgaaatttatgaaattctggTGAGACCTCCCTCCTTTGACAGAGCTCATAGTCATTTCCTTGAATTGTAACGCTCTTTTCTTGAATGCATTTCCCATCAACTGTTCCACCTTATGCTTTATTTCTTCCCTATTGATGATCCCATTAGCCTCTTTGTTTATTCCTACTCCAACTTTCCATATATCACAAATGTAGCTCTGGTTCATAAATTGGTCAGCAAAATAAGGCCAACATAAGATAGGAATTCCATTGCTTATTGCTTCTATTGTTGAGTTCCAACCACAATGGCTCACAAAACAACCTATACTAGGATGACTTAATACCTTCAATTGTGGTGCCCAACTCACTATTTGCCCTTTTTTCTTCCCTATTCTATCCATAAAAAATTTCAAGAAAACATCTGTTTTAGCATCTAGAGCATCATTCCTCACAACCCACAAGAATGACATGTTTGTTAGTTCAAGCCCCAATGCTAATTCTTCAAATTGAGCTTCATTGAATAATGTGAAACTCCCAAAAGCAACATACACAACTGAACATAATGGTTGTTGATCAAGCCAGTTTAGGCAAGTCCAGTCCTCGGGCCAGAAGGATCCGGCGACTGAACTAACTTCGCAATTAGGAGATTCTCTAGAAGAAATACGGGGTTCTGCTTCTGGAGGCGACATGCTTGGTTCGAGACAATTGCTTGCCAAAAGAGGACCTATAGGCACAATCTCTGGTGCTAAGTTGAAGGCTCCTGGTTCAAGGTCATATATTGAGTTGCAAATCAGCCAGTCTGCTGATTTCACAGATTTGTTGTTGTGAACCATCATGTCAAAAATGATTTTTTGCATGGTCAAATTCCCCATGCGTGTCCAAACCAAGTCTGATGTATTCATGATAGGCATAGTTGGTTCGAACTGAAAAATATGATCCTTTATTGTTGGAGTCCCTGCATTAAAGGTAAAATTTTTCACTTATAGataaagagtttaagttctaaataCTACTGatgtaaaaatatttacacaatcatGTCACTTATAAGGTAATTACAAGTAATCTCTATTAATAATTAGTAACCTAGTAAAACTGGTTAACTTACTATCAGTTACTCCTTGCCTTCTTGAGTGTCGTGGAAGGGCGACATAAGGAAAGGAAACCGACTTTCGTGTGATTACTTTTTTGCTATTATGGCATATTCAACGAGCTTTTTATTTGCGGAAAATAATCATACGGAAGTCAGtcatttttcttatatcaccCTTCTCAGACACTTAAGGGAGGCATCACGTAACATCAGTGGTGTTTACATAAGCGGTGTCATAATTTGTAGAAAaagacaaataaataaattactatAGTGACAAGCGATGTAATTTTCTATACGTAtccccaatattttaattttcttaCAGATATCTAGTGAAAAACTTTGATCAAGTGATGTCCCT containing:
- the LOC104085349 gene encoding UDP-glycosyltransferase 83A1; this encodes MSKHHILMIPYPVQGHVIPLMELAQSLVKYGFKITFANTESTHKRIINSLGGKNILHDQIHLISILDESESGENNNVPGKLSEAIFKVMPGKIEKLIRETNAFEDDKITCVIADQSLGWALELAAKMGIKRAAFLTAAAANLVLGFNIPKLIDDGIIDNNGTPTIKDHIFQFEPTMPIMNTSDLVWTRMGNLTMQKIIFDMMVHNNKSVKSADWLICNSIYDLEPGAFNLAPEIVPIGPLLASNCLEPSMSPPEAEPRISSRESPNCEVSSVAGSFWPEDWTCLNWLDQQPLCSVVYVAFGSFTLFNEAQFEELALGLELTNMSFLWVVRNDALDAKTDVFLKFFMDRIGKKKGQIVSWAPQLKVLSHPSIGCFVSHCGWNSTIEAISNGIPILCWPYFADQFMNQSYICDIWKVGVGINKEANGIINREEIKHKVEQLMGNAFKKRALQFKEMTMSSVKGGRSHQNFINFIQWIKSS